One Nitrosopumilus piranensis genomic region harbors:
- a CDS encoding DUF432 domain-containing protein yields MSEESSDFAKYGSYEITDSLNLTFPGTEIKIRKVGNNVFSYARNDSEDNFVEKLIPTKSEKLKIEITPIRPLNFPARRTNYVYLELETPIFLHEGSSAAVFVRCPIEIGVYYIHETHENSLDCFTCDSFNARFCLYGSPESGTLCKYYKSEIVESYEDSVPYVNGVLQISLNNHLQKGVSIGKIVFPISDNSIYYKGSRAIIDSITAELKKKLTIEIIDIQPKSIETNWKKSPTYEKIETAKRMDMGVD; encoded by the coding sequence TTGAGTGAAGAATCTTCTGACTTTGCAAAATATGGCTCTTATGAAATCACTGATTCTTTGAATCTTACATTCCCTGGTACTGAAATCAAGATTAGAAAAGTTGGGAATAATGTCTTTTCCTATGCTAGAAATGACTCTGAAGATAATTTTGTGGAAAAATTAATTCCCACTAAATCTGAAAAACTCAAAATTGAAATTACACCTATACGCCCCTTGAATTTTCCTGCGCGTCGCACAAATTATGTATATTTAGAACTTGAAACTCCAATTTTTCTACATGAGGGGTCTTCTGCAGCAGTTTTTGTTAGATGCCCTATTGAAATAGGCGTATATTATATCCATGAAACTCATGAAAATTCTTTGGATTGCTTTACTTGTGATTCATTTAATGCTCGATTTTGTCTATATGGGTCTCCTGAATCTGGGACTTTGTGCAAATATTACAAATCTGAAATTGTTGAATCTTATGAGGATTCTGTCCCTTATGTTAATGGAGTTTTACAGATTTCCTTGAATAACCATTTACAAAAAGGAGTTAGTATTGGAAAAATTGTTTTTCCAATTTCTGATAATTCCATTTACTATAAAGGCTCTAGGGCAATAATTGATTCAATAACTGCTGAATTGAAGAAAAAATTAACCATTGAAATTATTGATATACAACCAAAATCAATTGAAACAAATTGGAAAAAATCACCTACATACGAAAAAATTGAAACTGCAAAACGGATGGACATGGGTGTTGATTAA
- a CDS encoding mechanosensitive ion channel family protein, translating to MVFEFLQSFDAIEITGGLTLLNLLMGGIIMAVGLIIARTIKLLFTKYYAPKLPQDSAKNLGKLIYFGIIILSFLVFTSSTGVDLSGLLVAGGIFGIVIGFATQSVVANLISGIFLMIEKPVKQGDKIEIPGTDVNGTLLDISTFSVRVKRFDGTIIRVPNESFFTSNIRSLSSTPVRRSEAIVGIAYKEDIDGAISVLQKHIRKALPYVLTFPEPEFRIKELADSSVNIEILVWHPRDDWDQVGPKLLKAAKNALDTAGIEIPFPQRVVWQGKE from the coding sequence ATGGTGTTTGAATTTCTACAAAGTTTTGATGCAATTGAAATCACAGGTGGGTTGACGTTACTTAATTTGTTAATGGGTGGAATAATAATGGCTGTTGGCCTTATTATTGCAAGAACTATAAAATTACTTTTTACAAAATACTATGCACCAAAACTACCTCAGGACTCTGCAAAAAATTTAGGAAAATTAATCTATTTTGGAATAATCATTCTTTCATTTTTAGTTTTTACTTCTTCAACGGGAGTTGATTTATCTGGATTACTTGTTGCAGGTGGAATATTTGGAATTGTAATTGGTTTTGCAACTCAATCAGTTGTAGCCAATTTAATCTCTGGAATATTTTTGATGATTGAAAAACCTGTAAAACAAGGAGATAAAATTGAAATTCCTGGTACAGATGTAAATGGAACCTTATTAGATATTAGTACGTTTTCTGTTCGCGTTAAAAGATTTGATGGAACAATTATACGTGTTCCAAATGAATCCTTTTTTACATCTAATATTAGATCCCTCAGTTCTACCCCTGTTCGTAGATCTGAGGCTATTGTTGGAATTGCATACAAAGAAGATATTGATGGGGCAATCTCTGTTTTGCAAAAACATATTCGTAAGGCGCTTCCATATGTTTTGACCTTTCCTGAACCTGAATTTAGAATTAAAGAGTTGGCAGATTCAAGCGTAAACATAGAGATTTTAGTTTGGCATCCCAGAGATGATTGGGACCAAGTGGGCCCAAAATTACTGAAAGCTGCTAAAAATGCATTAGATACTGCTGGAATTGAAATCCCATTCCCACAAAGAGTTGTTTGGCAAGGAAAAGAATAA
- a CDS encoding cryptochrome/photolyase family protein, which produces MSEFSEKTKYKRTLFIFRRDLRKIDNSGLIAASKTSLEVIPAFIIDPLLIKKSNRKFSEFRMQFLKDCICELNEQLLDSKSHLHIFSGHPKKIILDLITDCKIDAIFVNRDYTPFSKKRDKEIKRICEENKIDFVIADDILLHDVDTIKTGKGEPYKIFTAFFSKAKELPIRQPQKYNFSNLSDAKIKSETTIENISELKIKRNSLQQKGGRESCLERLENIKNLVDYDEKRNFPAINGTSLLSAHNKFGTCSIREIYEVCINTLGPNHTIIRELYWRDFFTYLMHHFQYTFSKEFNKNFQKIKWHKDKKYFLKWCKGQTGFPIVDAGMRELNQTGFMHNRVRMIVASFLTKDMHIDWRLGEKYFATKLIDYDPCVNIGNWQWAASTGCDAQPWFRIFNPWIQQKKFDPNCTYIKKWIPELKELPAKNIHLLWKSFPKNSSYPKPILEHKSESQKSKEIFKMCTV; this is translated from the coding sequence TTGTCAGAATTTAGTGAAAAAACAAAATACAAAAGAACACTGTTCATATTCAGACGAGATCTACGAAAAATAGATAATTCTGGCTTAATTGCAGCCTCAAAGACATCATTAGAAGTAATTCCAGCGTTCATCATAGACCCATTATTAATCAAAAAATCAAATAGAAAGTTCAGTGAATTTAGAATGCAATTTCTTAAAGATTGTATATGTGAACTCAATGAGCAACTTTTAGATTCAAAATCACATTTACATATTTTTTCAGGACATCCAAAAAAAATAATTTTGGATTTAATAACAGATTGTAAAATAGATGCAATTTTTGTAAACAGAGACTATACACCATTTAGTAAAAAGCGAGATAAAGAAATTAAAAGAATTTGTGAAGAAAATAAAATAGATTTTGTAATTGCAGATGATATACTACTGCATGACGTAGATACAATCAAAACAGGTAAAGGGGAACCATACAAAATTTTTACTGCATTTTTTTCAAAGGCAAAAGAATTACCAATTAGGCAACCGCAGAAATATAATTTTTCAAATCTTTCAGATGCCAAAATTAAATCTGAAACAACCATTGAAAATATTTCTGAATTAAAAATTAAAAGAAATTCACTGCAACAGAAAGGAGGAAGAGAATCGTGCCTTGAGAGACTAGAAAATATTAAAAATTTAGTAGATTATGACGAAAAAAGAAATTTTCCAGCAATAAATGGAACATCACTACTTTCAGCACACAACAAATTTGGTACTTGCTCCATAAGAGAAATTTATGAGGTGTGTATTAACACACTTGGTCCAAATCATACAATTATTAGAGAACTGTATTGGAGAGATTTTTTCACATATTTAATGCACCATTTTCAATACACATTTTCAAAAGAATTTAACAAGAACTTTCAAAAAATCAAGTGGCACAAAGATAAAAAATATTTTTTAAAATGGTGTAAAGGACAAACAGGATTTCCCATAGTAGACGCAGGAATGAGAGAGCTTAATCAAACTGGATTTATGCATAACAGAGTTAGAATGATTGTAGCATCATTTCTCACAAAAGACATGCATATTGATTGGAGATTGGGAGAAAAATATTTTGCTACAAAACTCATCGACTATGATCCATGTGTCAATATAGGAAATTGGCAATGGGCAGCATCAACTGGATGTGATGCTCAGCCTTGGTTCAGAATATTTAATCCATGGATACAACAAAAAAAATTTGACCCCAATTGCACATATATCAAAAAATGGATTCCTGAATTAAAAGAACTGCCAGCTAAAAATATTCATTTACTTTGGAAGAGTTTTCCAAAAAATTCTTCATATCCAAAACCAATTTTGGAGCACAAATCGGAATCACAAAAATCAAAAGAGATTTTCAAGATGTGTACAGTCTAA
- a CDS encoding pyridoxamine 5'-phosphate oxidase family protein, with translation MQKSNPSKIDYMLSDTKIPIRLAFIKPDGFPNILSLWYEEINGKIFCATQKSAKIVSYIQKNPSCGFEIAADNPPYKGVRGSGTARILENKGQEILNILMKKYLGEKESTLSKFLKEHSSNEVGIEITPSKIFNYDYSKRMRDV, from the coding sequence TTGCAAAAATCTAATCCCTCAAAAATTGATTACATGCTTTCAGATACAAAAATCCCAATTAGACTTGCTTTCATCAAGCCTGATGGATTCCCAAACATACTTTCTTTATGGTATGAAGAAATTAATGGAAAAATTTTCTGCGCAACTCAAAAATCTGCCAAAATTGTTTCATATATTCAAAAAAACCCGTCCTGTGGATTTGAAATTGCTGCCGATAATCCTCCTTACAAGGGAGTACGTGGAAGTGGCACTGCTAGAATTTTAGAAAATAAAGGACAAGAAATTCTAAATATTTTAATGAAAAAGTATTTGGGAGAAAAGGAATCTACCTTGTCAAAATTTCTCAAAGAGCATTCTTCAAATGAAGTAGGAATTGAGATCACTCCTAGTAAAATTTTCAATTATGACTACTCAAAACGAATGAGGGATGTATAA
- the cysS gene encoding cysteine--tRNA ligase codes for MKLQDTLSNKEQELDISKKVKIYLCGVTVYDESHIGHARTIIVFDVLRRYLEDKGIEIEFIQNFTDVDDKIINRAQAENTTAEAISTTYIENYFKDFDGLNVEHATNYPRATEHIEDIIQFIEKLIKKQIAYVSKNGVYFAVSKFPEYGKLSKKKIEELQSGARIEVDEAKNNPLDFAVWKFSDTKPVWESPWGQGRPGWHIECSAMSVKYLGENFDIHGGGRDLIFPHHENEIAQSESCTGAQFAKIWMHVGMVTIDGEKMSKSVGNIKSIKHVLGNWGPNIIRLFCLSGHYSKPIDYSEELLKENFTKWRQAETCYYELIHANSQNNENILPVISKLTSEFNDALEDDFNTHLALSAFFQLVKETNRLAAEEKLGMKDAEIIKPEFQRMLKILGLNIPEMTLEKKQEIDNIIESREKFRKEKQFEEADKIRDKLNEMNVELIDHKGKTIWMKKESIKAEN; via the coding sequence ATGAAACTGCAAGACACACTATCAAATAAAGAACAAGAATTAGATATTTCAAAAAAGGTCAAAATTTACCTTTGTGGCGTAACAGTATATGATGAATCACATATTGGTCATGCAAGAACAATCATAGTTTTTGATGTTTTAAGAAGATATTTGGAAGACAAAGGAATTGAGATAGAGTTTATACAAAATTTTACAGATGTTGATGATAAAATAATTAATCGGGCACAAGCTGAAAACACGACTGCAGAGGCAATTAGTACAACGTACATTGAAAATTATTTCAAAGATTTTGATGGGTTAAATGTAGAGCATGCAACAAACTATCCAAGGGCAACAGAACACATAGAAGATATCATACAATTCATTGAAAAATTAATCAAAAAACAAATTGCATATGTATCAAAGAACGGGGTTTACTTTGCAGTATCAAAATTTCCAGAGTATGGCAAATTATCAAAAAAGAAAATTGAAGAACTGCAATCAGGGGCAAGAATCGAGGTAGATGAGGCAAAAAATAATCCACTTGATTTTGCAGTGTGGAAATTTTCAGATACAAAACCAGTATGGGAGAGTCCATGGGGTCAGGGAAGACCGGGATGGCATATTGAATGCTCAGCGATGAGTGTAAAATACCTTGGAGAAAATTTTGACATTCATGGGGGAGGAAGAGATCTGATATTTCCTCATCATGAAAATGAGATTGCACAATCTGAATCATGTACAGGCGCTCAATTTGCAAAAATTTGGATGCATGTTGGAATGGTTACAATAGATGGTGAAAAAATGTCAAAGTCAGTTGGAAACATAAAGTCAATTAAGCATGTTTTAGGGAATTGGGGTCCAAATATCATCAGATTGTTCTGCCTTTCAGGACATTACTCAAAGCCTATCGATTACTCTGAAGAATTACTAAAAGAAAATTTCACTAAATGGAGACAAGCTGAAACATGTTACTATGAACTGATTCATGCAAATAGTCAAAATAATGAAAATATTCTACCTGTAATTAGCAAACTAACCTCAGAATTCAATGATGCGTTAGAAGATGACTTTAACACTCATTTAGCATTATCAGCATTTTTCCAACTAGTCAAAGAAACAAACAGATTGGCAGCTGAGGAGAAATTAGGAATGAAGGATGCAGAAATTATAAAGCCAGAATTTCAAAGAATGTTAAAAATTTTGGGATTAAACATCCCAGAAATGACCTTAGAAAAGAAACAGGAAATTGACAACATAATTGAAAGTAGAGAAAAATTTAGAAAAGAAAAACAATTCGAAGAAGCAGATAAAATTCGAGATAAGCTCAATGAGATGAATGTAGAATTGATAGATCATAAAGGAAAGACCATCTGGATGAAAAAAGAAAGCATCAAAGCTGAAAATTAA
- a CDS encoding NAD+ synthase yields the protein MNQEIINEIKNQDYAAVTNTIESFLDEQIEENKVEGLILGLSGGVDSAVLAYICKRKLKEKTLAIVMPDTSITPKTETEDALKMISLTGIQYKLIDIKPIVNEYSMYLEPNERAKGNLRARIRTNILYYYANAKNYLVLGSSDKSEYLIGYFTKFGDGASDITPIISLYKLQVREIAKYLGVPENIISKKSSPHLWKDHEAENELGVSYEEVDSILYCLFEKKLSVDETQKLTQIDNSTILKIQELNKNSEHKRLPAQKPNRE from the coding sequence TTGAATCAGGAAATTATTAATGAGATAAAAAATCAGGATTATGCTGCCGTTACCAATACAATTGAAAGTTTTCTAGATGAGCAAATTGAGGAAAATAAAGTAGAAGGGCTAATTCTTGGATTAAGTGGTGGAGTAGATTCTGCAGTTTTGGCATACATTTGCAAAAGAAAACTCAAAGAAAAAACACTGGCAATAGTAATGCCAGACACATCAATTACTCCAAAAACTGAAACAGAAGATGCACTAAAGATGATTTCACTTACTGGAATACAATACAAACTAATCGACATTAAACCAATAGTTAACGAATATTCAATGTATTTGGAACCAAATGAAAGGGCAAAGGGCAATCTTCGAGCAAGAATTAGAACAAACATTTTGTACTACTATGCAAACGCCAAAAATTATCTCGTACTTGGGTCAAGTGACAAAAGTGAATACCTAATTGGATATTTCACAAAATTTGGAGATGGGGCATCAGACATTACTCCAATAATTTCACTATACAAACTACAAGTCAGAGAGATTGCAAAATATTTGGGAGTTCCAGAAAATATAATTTCAAAAAAGAGCAGCCCCCACTTGTGGAAAGATCATGAGGCAGAAAATGAACTAGGAGTATCATATGAAGAAGTAGATTCCATTCTTTATTGTCTATTTGAGAAAAAACTATCTGTAGATGAAACTCAAAAACTCACACAGATTGACAATTCAACAATATTGAAAATCCAGGAACTAAACAAAAACAGTGAACATAAAAGATTGCCTGCTCAAAAGCCAAATAGAGAATAA
- a CDS encoding Rieske (2Fe-2S) protein: MTWKKIAEKGDIDSGKGKAFKIDGKQIAIFNQDGYHAMDDLCVHQDGSIAPGKLEGDIVECPLHFWHYNIKTGELTDYLKDVKLETYPVEARDDGIYVDI; encoded by the coding sequence TTGACTTGGAAGAAAATTGCAGAAAAAGGAGATATTGATTCAGGAAAAGGCAAAGCCTTCAAAATTGATGGAAAGCAGATTGCAATTTTTAATCAAGATGGATATCACGCAATGGATGATCTATGTGTTCATCAAGATGGTTCAATTGCACCAGGCAAGCTTGAAGGAGACATCGTTGAATGCCCACTTCATTTCTGGCACTACAACATCAAAACAGGAGAACTGACTGACTATCTCAAAGATGTCAAATTAGAGACGTATCCTGTTGAGGCAAGAGACGATGGAATCTACGTAGACATTTAG
- a CDS encoding adenosylhomocysteinase codes for MSKVKSSPKLIKEGKLSYEWARSHMQILDNTINRLKKSKPLKGITLGFCLHITKETSVLLMGAKELGANVACCGGNPLTTQDNVAAFLASQGIHVYAWNGQSVKDYDWCIDQVLKHKPTILTDDGADMNIKAHFDKRFKNMKILGATEETTAGVTRIRAVENQGKLRYPVILVNEAYTKHMFDNRYGTGQSTIDGYLRAMNLLMASKRVVVVGYGWVGRGVASRSHGMGSKVIVTEIDPIKALEAHMDGFEVMPMSQAAKIGDIFITCTGMTSVIRKEHILNMKDGAIMGNVGHFDVEIDSEFLLKKSKSVKEVRPSLDECVLKNGKKVYLIGQGRLANLVAAEGHPPEVMAQSFSNQILSVMYILKNHKKMENKIINVPQEIDTQVAVDALKAMDVKIDKLTPEQVKYANSW; via the coding sequence ATGAGTAAAGTAAAGTCTAGTCCAAAACTGATCAAAGAAGGAAAACTATCTTATGAATGGGCAAGATCTCATATGCAAATTTTAGATAATACAATTAACAGATTAAAAAAATCAAAACCTCTCAAAGGCATTACTCTTGGATTCTGTCTTCATATTACAAAAGAGACTTCGGTGCTTTTAATGGGCGCAAAAGAACTTGGTGCAAACGTTGCATGCTGTGGTGGAAATCCTCTTACAACACAAGATAACGTTGCAGCATTTTTAGCCTCTCAAGGAATTCATGTCTATGCATGGAATGGGCAATCTGTTAAAGATTATGATTGGTGCATTGATCAAGTTCTAAAACACAAACCAACAATTCTTACTGATGATGGCGCTGACATGAACATCAAGGCTCACTTTGACAAGCGATTTAAGAACATGAAAATTTTAGGTGCAACTGAAGAGACAACTGCTGGTGTTACAAGAATCAGAGCAGTTGAGAATCAAGGAAAGTTACGTTACCCTGTAATCTTGGTAAATGAGGCATATACAAAACATATGTTTGATAATCGATATGGCACTGGTCAAAGTACAATTGATGGATACCTTCGTGCCATGAATTTACTTATGGCATCAAAACGTGTTGTAGTTGTAGGATATGGTTGGGTTGGACGCGGTGTTGCATCAAGATCCCATGGAATGGGCTCCAAAGTAATTGTCACAGAGATTGATCCTATAAAAGCACTTGAAGCACATATGGATGGATTTGAGGTAATGCCAATGTCACAAGCTGCCAAGATTGGTGATATCTTTATCACCTGTACTGGAATGACTAGTGTAATTAGAAAAGAACACATTCTAAATATGAAAGATGGTGCAATTATGGGAAATGTTGGCCACTTTGATGTAGAAATTGATAGTGAATTTTTGTTAAAGAAATCAAAATCTGTTAAAGAAGTAAGACCCTCGCTTGATGAATGTGTTTTGAAAAACGGAAAGAAAGTCTATCTGATTGGGCAAGGCCGTCTTGCAAACCTGGTTGCTGCAGAAGGACATCCTCCAGAAGTAATGGCCCAATCATTTTCAAATCAGATTTTATCTGTGATGTACATCCTCAAAAATCACAAAAAGATGGAAAACAAAATAATCAATGTTCCGCAAGAAATTGATACCCAAGTTGCAGTTGATGCACTAAAGGCCATGGATGTAAAAATCGATAAACTTACTCCTGAGCAAGTAAAATATGCAAACAGCTGGTAA
- the metG gene encoding methionine--tRNA ligase: MNKRAIITSALPYANGEIHLGHVASTYLPADVTTRFLKQNGVEAYYVCASDDFGTPILIQSEKEGKTPAEYVAHWNKRDYEDFSAFNINFDYFYKTSSPENIKFVQDVFKKLNAAGHIYEQEIIQFYCNNDKKFLPDRYVKGACPYCEAEDQYSDLCESCGRVPEEITNPKCSLCGQPPTKEKTTHYFFKLKNFGESLSKWLDENEHLQKDVKKYVQNWIKSGLIDWDITRDITWGVPVPLEGAHDKVFYGWFDNHLAYISTALKFLNDKGIDGKEFWNSADIYHFIGKDIVYHHYLFLPAMRLGINSEYKLPDYIPTRGHLTLQAKKISKSRNWYIGLKQFLEYYPADYLRFYLVSINPYSQDDLNFDWDDFTTRINSELIGNLGNFVNRALGFTKKAFDGKIPEPEKFDEKDFEAEQKIKNLASEVGALMEQNHLDRALKKIMEFSSFFNQYFQHKEPWKKGSGTVTCVYLSANAVRSLAIATFPFIPESAQNIWTQLALDGNVNEQNWNDMSVLGVSSDHVLGNASLLFARVEESDIEKYKKQLGPSE, translated from the coding sequence ATGAACAAGAGAGCTATCATTACTAGTGCATTACCTTATGCAAATGGTGAAATTCACCTAGGGCATGTTGCATCTACATATTTGCCTGCAGATGTCACAACTAGATTTCTAAAACAAAATGGCGTAGAAGCATACTATGTTTGTGCATCTGATGATTTTGGTACTCCGATTCTAATTCAATCTGAAAAGGAAGGAAAAACTCCTGCAGAATATGTTGCACATTGGAATAAACGTGATTATGAAGATTTTAGTGCATTCAATATCAATTTTGATTATTTTTACAAAACTAGTTCTCCTGAAAATATTAAATTTGTTCAAGATGTGTTCAAAAAATTAAATGCTGCAGGGCATATCTATGAGCAAGAAATTATACAATTTTATTGCAATAATGATAAAAAATTCTTGCCTGACAGATATGTCAAAGGAGCATGTCCCTACTGCGAGGCTGAAGATCAATACTCTGATCTTTGTGAGAGTTGCGGAAGAGTTCCTGAAGAAATAACAAATCCAAAATGTTCTTTATGTGGTCAACCGCCAACAAAGGAAAAAACAACACATTACTTTTTCAAACTTAAAAATTTTGGAGAATCACTTTCTAAATGGCTAGATGAAAATGAGCATCTTCAAAAAGATGTTAAAAAATATGTCCAAAACTGGATTAAATCTGGACTAATTGATTGGGATATTACAAGAGATATTACTTGGGGTGTTCCAGTACCACTTGAAGGTGCACATGATAAGGTATTCTATGGATGGTTTGATAACCACTTGGCATACATTTCAACTGCACTAAAATTTCTAAATGACAAAGGTATTGATGGAAAAGAATTCTGGAACTCTGCTGACATTTATCATTTTATTGGAAAAGATATTGTTTATCATCATTATCTGTTCTTGCCTGCAATGAGACTGGGAATCAACAGTGAGTACAAGCTACCTGACTATATTCCAACAAGAGGTCATCTTACACTTCAAGCAAAAAAAATCTCTAAAAGCAGAAATTGGTATATTGGACTAAAACAATTCTTAGAGTATTACCCTGCAGATTATCTTAGATTCTACCTAGTGTCTATCAATCCATATTCTCAAGATGATTTGAATTTTGATTGGGATGACTTTACGACTAGAATTAATTCTGAATTAATTGGAAATCTTGGAAACTTTGTAAATCGTGCATTAGGATTTACAAAAAAGGCATTTGATGGAAAAATACCCGAGCCTGAAAAATTTGATGAAAAAGATTTTGAGGCAGAGCAAAAAATCAAAAACTTGGCATCTGAGGTTGGTGCCTTAATGGAGCAAAATCATCTTGATAGGGCGCTCAAGAAGATTATGGAATTCTCATCTTTTTTTAACCAATATTTCCAGCATAAGGAACCTTGGAAAAAAGGTTCCGGTACTGTAACTTGTGTATATCTTTCAGCCAATGCCGTTCGAAGTTTAGCAATTGCAACATTTCCCTTCATTCCTGAATCTGCCCAAAACATTTGGACTCAATTGGCTTTGGATGGTAATGTTAATGAACAAAATTGGAATGATATGTCTGTTTTAGGAGTTTCTTCAGATCATGTACTTGGGAATGCATCGCTACTATTTGCTAGAGTTGAAGAATCTGATATTGAAAAATACAAAAAACAATTAGGACCTTCAGAATGA
- a CDS encoding DUF726 domain-containing protein — translation MKHIPRISTRGYYDLKTGKTLKKNNYYLYPKKDFQKLIGSKELTIMIHGLRNDNAGAIAKVRLARNRLRKLNYYYPVVGFSYDSNTTGAHLIKHAKHALRVGQIIAKKNGHNLGRFVEDFKKPSPQTKIRLMGHSLGSQVILSTVEYLAKKKQNFGILESIYLFGASITEDVPSSKKYGKLLQNIVNKKIVNHYAPTDEVLRWADDKKYVLGPLGLHGAIRKPISKYHQKLVKPKNHRFASYATVLNTFP, via the coding sequence ATGAAACATATTCCAAGAATTTCAACTAGGGGATACTATGATCTTAAAACTGGAAAAACCCTAAAGAAAAACAACTATTATCTTTATCCAAAAAAAGATTTTCAGAAATTAATTGGCTCAAAAGAATTAACCATAATGATTCACGGGTTGAGAAATGATAATGCTGGTGCAATTGCAAAAGTTCGTTTGGCTCGTAATCGATTAAGAAAATTGAATTACTATTATCCTGTTGTTGGATTTAGTTATGATTCAAACACCACTGGTGCTCATTTAATTAAACATGCAAAACATGCACTTCGTGTGGGACAGATTATTGCAAAAAAGAATGGGCATAATCTTGGACGATTTGTTGAAGATTTTAAAAAACCCAGTCCTCAAACAAAGATCCGCTTAATGGGACATTCTTTGGGCTCTCAAGTCATTTTAAGTACTGTAGAATATCTTGCAAAAAAGAAACAAAATTTTGGTATTTTAGAAAGCATCTATCTTTTTGGAGCTTCAATCACAGAAGATGTTCCTTCTTCAAAAAAATATGGTAAACTACTTCAAAATATTGTTAATAAAAAAATTGTTAATCATTATGCCCCTACTGATGAGGTTCTTAGATGGGCAGATGATAAAAAGTATGTTTTAGGGCCTCTTGGTTTACATGGTGCAATTAGAAAACCAATTTCTAAGTATCATCAAAAACTTGTAAAACCAAAAAATCATAGATTTGCAAGTTATGCTACAGTGTTGAATACATTCCCTTAA
- a CDS encoding EF-Tu/IF-2/RF-3 family GTPase, whose product MVKSINFVVLGKQDIASEFGKKGTETDLTLYDRKESDVIKTWVIPSGFPDKIQPLFQAINLAEYVILHVDKLDKFTGEQIIALDLLKKEKGILSHTFEVDESKLDALINGTVVEKYIKVDQDKIKEEMDKLEPLSTDGSSEMVIDHCFDVKGVGTVILGKVTNGKVKQYDNLKLYPAGIDVLIKSIQMHDDPVEESICPARVGLAVKGAKPDEVGRGDVICEEGTVNIKTEIEIDFQKNPFYKSEIAENQGCLVNIGLQIKAAKFTSISPLKLTFEKPIVCKSGQIAIILKPESPTIRILGSGKIK is encoded by the coding sequence GTGGTAAAATCAATTAATTTTGTTGTGTTGGGAAAACAAGATATTGCATCTGAATTCGGTAAAAAAGGCACTGAAACTGATCTAACTCTTTATGATAGAAAAGAATCTGATGTAATCAAAACATGGGTCATACCTAGTGGATTTCCTGATAAAATACAGCCTTTATTTCAAGCGATTAATCTAGCTGAATATGTAATATTACATGTTGATAAACTAGACAAGTTTACTGGGGAGCAAATCATTGCACTTGATTTATTAAAAAAAGAGAAAGGAATATTGTCTCATACATTTGAAGTTGATGAATCTAAACTTGATGCCCTGATTAACGGTACTGTGGTTGAAAAATACATCAAAGTTGATCAAGACAAAATAAAAGAAGAGATGGATAAACTAGAACCCCTTTCTACTGATGGCTCATCTGAAATGGTAATTGATCACTGTTTTGATGTAAAGGGGGTTGGCACAGTAATTTTGGGTAAAGTCACTAATGGTAAAGTAAAGCAATATGATAATCTGAAACTATATCCTGCTGGAATTGATGTACTCATAAAATCAATACAAATGCATGATGATCCTGTTGAAGAATCCATCTGTCCTGCAAGAGTTGGTTTGGCAGTAAAGGGTGCTAAACCTGATGAGGTTGGGCGTGGTGATGTTATTTGTGAGGAAGGAACAGTCAATATCAAAACTGAAATTGAAATTGATTTTCAAAAGAATCCTTTTTACAAAAGTGAAATTGCAGAAAATCAAGGTTGTTTAGTTAACATTGGATTGCAAATCAAAGCTGCAAAGTTTACTTCAATATCTCCTCTTAAACTAACATTTGAAAAACCCATTGTGTGTAAATCTGGGCAAATTGCAATTATTCTAAAACCTGAATCCCCTACAATTCGCATTCTTGGTAGTGGCAAAATAAAATAG